A DNA window from Halorubrum sp. DM2 contains the following coding sequences:
- a CDS encoding type IV pilin N-terminal domain-containing protein: protein MKPSNQSNAEDRAVSPVIGVILMVAITVILAAVIGTFVLGLGDQLGDTAPQASFTIDGNNTEYINITKTGGQSINGDDLALSVDGERVNESIGGNPWQTGQQKQITGTGDWPDGEAVVRIIHDPSGNAIFEQTYDFS from the coding sequence ATGAAACCAAGCAACCAATCCAACGCAGAAGACAGGGCAGTGAGTCCCGTCATCGGCGTTATCCTCATGGTCGCGATTACCGTCATCCTGGCGGCCGTTATCGGGACGTTCGTTCTCGGACTCGGCGATCAGTTAGGTGACACCGCGCCGCAGGCGAGCTTCACAATCGACGGGAACAACACAGAGTACATCAATATAACCAAGACTGGCGGTCAGTCGATTAATGGAGACGATCTCGCGCTGTCCGTAGACGGTGAGAGGGTCAATGAATCCATTGGCGGTAACCCTTGGCAGACCGGACAACAAAAGCAGATCACTGGGACCGGCGACTGGCCCGATGGCGAAGCAGTAGTTCGGATCATCCACGATCCGAGTGGGAACGCGATCTTCGAGCAGACCTACGACTTCAGCTAA
- a CDS encoding type IV pilin N-terminal domain-containing protein has product MKPSNQSNADDRAVSPVIGVILMVAITVILAAVIGTFVLGLGDQLGDTAPQASFTVDEVTVNETSNEVNVSITKTGGQDLDPNQITVSIDGTRSGTVAEGSDVTDTWQSGTTAVVGPIGEGYESDDTVEVRLIHDPSGNAIFEDTATVS; this is encoded by the coding sequence ATGAAACCAAGCAACCAGTCGAACGCGGACGACAGGGCAGTGAGTCCCGTTATCGGCGTCATCCTCATGGTCGCGATCACCGTCATTCTGGCGGCCGTTATCGGGACGTTCGTGCTCGGACTCGGCGATCAGTTAGGCGACACCGCGCCGCAGGCGAGTTTCACCGTGGACGAAGTGACAGTGAACGAGACATCCAACGAGGTAAACGTCAGCATCACGAAGACGGGCGGTCAGGACTTGGATCCGAACCAGATCACGGTTTCCATTGACGGCACCAGAAGCGGAACCGTCGCAGAGGGGTCCGATGTAACAGACACGTGGCAGAGCGGGACCACAGCGGTCGTGGGACCGATCGGCGAAGGCTACGAGAGCGATGACACGGTGGAAGTCAGGCTCATCCACGATCCCAGCGGGAACGCGATATTCGAGGATACGGCAACGGTCAGCTGA